A window of Synechococcus sp. WH 8109 genomic DNA:
TTGAAGGGGCTGTCAGACCCTTGGGCCGCCAAGCTCGATCGACGTTTAAGCCTTCGTTCTCTTCTTCTCCAGCAAGAGCTTGGCTTTTTCGTAGCGCTTTTGAAAACCAGCTTTCAGACCCGAGTGCTGTGCCATCAGCTGCGCTCTAGCTCCATCCCGTTTCTTGCATTCATAAACCTGATCACACAGCTGCCAATACAGCTGAATTATTCCGATCTCGCGGGCGTAATACTTCTGCTTGTGCAGGATGATCGCCACCCGCTTGAAGCAGGCAGGATCAGGGAAACAAAGGTTGGTCTGAGCCGACTTCATCTCTACCTTGCAACAGGCCAGCATGAGATCAAGATCGTTCTTGTTTTCTGGGGTCTGCTTGAGAATTTCCAAGGCCTGCTTCCCATCGACAAGCGTCTGAGTAAAAATCATTTCGAGTATTTCGCCAGAGGTCTTCCCTGAGCTGGCTTGCTCGAAGTACCAGTCGGCATCGAACTCAGTTGTTTCGACTATGGGTGGCTTAGAAGGTTTCTGCGGCTTCGCCTCAAGCAACGAAGATTGAGGCTCTGGCAACGTTGGAGCCTTGGAAGGATCTTCAGGGAACACCACTCCCCTAGCGCGTGCATCGTCCTTAAGGCCTTCCATGAAGGCCTTCCACTCGGAGTCACGCCTCGGAGTTTTTGGAGACTTTTGAGTCCCACTATCAAAGATCACCTTGGCAACAACAAAGGCAATTGCCAGGACGGCCAGCAGAAAGCCAAGAAGCTCCATTATTGATCAGGCTTCGAGCTCAGCCTTCTCGTCAGCTTTCTGAGGAGCCTCGGTGAAGGTCTGCTCGGCTGTCTCAGCATTGTGATGACAAGCCTTGGCGCCGCTAACGAAAACAAGCACAGTCATGATCGCGGCTATCACTACAGCGGCACGGACGCTTGAGACGCCGTACGAGGCACTGATGTCAGCCGTGTTCAGGTGTTTCATGTCGTTGAAACTATCGGCGTTTTGAACCCTTAGGTACGTCATTTGATACGAGGTTCAAATCCTGGGGGACGAATCGAGGGTGGAACTCCCGACGTTATTGACGTTCAGTCCCTACGAGTTACCTGCCTCTAGGACCATCACTTGGTCCATTCTCTTTTCCTCAGCAGTGAGGAAATCGGCCCACATCCCTATTAGGAAGCTCAGAGTCGCTAAAGCCTGAACCTGCTCCTTCGAGCCAGGACGGGTGTATTTGAAGTCCATAAACATACGGTCAGCGGCTGATCGCTGTTCCTGGCATCGAGCATCAATCGACATTGTCAGGGTCCGATTAACTACTCGACAACCATAGTTCGTTGCATTTCGTAATGAATTCGCTTTCGGGTCTATATGTCCATCTCCAGTCAATACCTGATCGTCTTCTTCGCCAGCTTCGGCGTGGCTCTCGTCGCTCTGAGCCTCTACAAGCTGTCTCAGCCTGCGAAAGGCTGAGGTCTCAGACCCTTGGTCAGATGCGGGTCACCAAGTCGGCGTTTACTCAGTTCATGACGACTGTCTCGACGTCAGCCACCTGGAACAACGTCGGAGTCTTGGGGTTCCTGGCGCCACCATCAACCCAGATCACATCAGCCATCCGCCAAGCACCTTCCGGGTCGGTGACGATCGCGGTCATGCCTGGTTTGATGTGCAGGAAAACGGGATCCGACTTGGGCGCTGCAACGGCGCTCACGCGATCAACCGACGGACTGCTCTTTATAGTATGCCTGTATTAGTTTAGGCAGATGTAGCCCGGCAATGGAGGCCGCCTGAAGAAAACAGGAGGCTTCGGCAGACCGTTCAAATGGCAGGCGCATCTTGATCCTGCAGGCATGAGGGATCTGCTTGCCGCTGGGAGTCGAGG
This region includes:
- a CDS encoding DUF3104 domain-containing protein — translated: MHIKPGMTAIVTDPEGAWRMADVIWVDGGARNPKTPTLFQVADVETVVMN